Proteins encoded in a region of the Strix uralensis isolate ZFMK-TIS-50842 chromosome Z, bStrUra1, whole genome shotgun sequence genome:
- the DIRAS2 gene encoding GTP-binding protein Di-Ras2 codes for MPEQSNDYRVVVFGAGGVGKSSLVLRFVKGTFRESYIPTIEDTYRQVISCDKSICTLQITDTTGSHQFPAMQRLSISKGHAFILVYSITSRQSLEELKPIYEQICQIKGDVESIPIMLVGNKNDENQNREVDSSEGEAMAKKWKCAFMETSAKLNHNVKELFQELLNLEKRRTVSLQIDGKKTKQQKRKEKLKGKCVVM; via the coding sequence ATGCCTGAGCAAAGCAATGATTACAGGGTTGTTGTGTTTGGAGCTGGAGGAGTGGGCAAAAGTTCTTTGGTCTTGAGATTTGTGAAGGGCACTTTCAGAGAGAGCTACATCCCTACCATTGAAGACACCTATCGGCAGGTGATCAGCTGCGATAAGAGCATATGCACTTTGCAGATAACTGACACTACAGGGAGCCATCAGTTTCCAGCCATGCAACGTCTTTCTATTTCTAAGGGACATGCTTTCATTTTGGTTTACTCTATCACCAGCCGACAGTCCTTGGAGGAACTCAAACCGATCTATGAACAAATATGCCAGATAAAAGGAGATGTAGAAAGCATTCCAATAATGCTGGTGGGGAACAAAAATGATGAGAACCAAAATCGAGAGGTGGACAGCAGCGAGGGAGAAGCCATGGCTAAGAAGTGGAAATGTGCTTTCATGGAGACCTCTGCCAAGCTGAACCACAATGTGAAAGAGTTGTTCCAAGAATTGCTAAACCTAGAGAAACGCAGGACTGTGAGTTTACAAATTGATGGCAAAAAAACCaagcagcagaaaaggaaagagaagctgaaaggcAAATGTGTGGTAATGTGA